In the Chryseobacterium sp. MYb264 genome, one interval contains:
- a CDS encoding 5-fold beta-flower protein: MKKIIFFCSLLFCFSMVNAQTIESGSRSTAGYIKSDGTVENSSRATVGYIKSDGTIENKSRSTIGRIRSNGTIENKSSSTVGYVKKDGTVENSSHSTLGYIKDDGTVENSSHSTIGYAKGIKKEWAAVVFFFFKLD, from the coding sequence ATGAAAAAAATAATATTCTTTTGTTCCCTTCTATTTTGTTTTTCCATGGTCAATGCGCAGACTATTGAATCGGGAAGCCGCAGTACGGCAGGTTATATCAAAAGTGACGGAACCGTTGAAAACAGCAGTCGTGCTACAGTGGGCTATATTAAAAGTGACGGAACCATTGAAAACAAAAGCCGTAGCACGATTGGCCGCATCAGGAGCAACGGGACTATTGAGAATAAAAGCAGCTCTACGGTTGGCTATGTGAAGAAAGACGGAACCGTGGAAAACAGCAGTCATTCCACTTTGGGCTATATCAAAGATGACGGAACGGTAGAAAACAGCAGTCACAGTACCATTGGCTACGCTAAAGGGATTAAAAAAGAATGGGCAGCAGTGGTTTTCTTTTTCTTTAAACTAGATTAA
- a CDS encoding IS5 family transposase: MLGKIREDLQQNLFKTRLTELINMEHPVVKLAGEISWDKMESEFEKLFSENGRPSIAIRKIAGMLLLKEMFKESDESVIERWIENAYWQYFTGETFFQTEQPFDPSNFVHFRKRIGDKGLEFLLGQSVSLHPKAKTEDEVQVDTTVQEKNITFPTDAKLAKKVIDNCRKIAEKESVVQRQSYRRVSKQLLRDAFFGHHPRRQKKAKMARKKLRTIGKRVLRELERKLPKDVLKGYEDVFKIYLKALTQERTTKDKIYSLHEPQVACIAKGKSGKAYEFGTKVAVVRGRKTGIISSVKRFSGNPHDSKTLEESLAQSERVRKSVGGTRPTKATTDRGFKGIKEVEGTAILLPAKKEKTKYGQQVARLRFRARAAIEPCISHLKRNHSLGLNFLKGVAGDINNALLAGIGYNLKMRLNQIKQQILLWLELVLRIFLGKYNFQSQKTAF; this comes from the coding sequence ATGTTAGGCAAAATAAGAGAGGATTTACAGCAGAATTTATTCAAGACCAGGCTTACGGAGCTTATTAATATGGAGCATCCGGTGGTAAAATTAGCTGGGGAGATTTCCTGGGATAAAATGGAGTCAGAGTTTGAGAAATTATTTTCAGAAAACGGAAGACCTTCTATTGCTATCCGTAAAATAGCAGGAATGCTTTTGCTCAAGGAAATGTTTAAAGAAAGTGATGAAAGTGTAATAGAGAGATGGATTGAGAATGCGTATTGGCAATATTTTACCGGAGAAACCTTTTTCCAGACAGAGCAGCCTTTCGATCCGAGCAATTTTGTACACTTCAGAAAAAGAATTGGAGATAAGGGTTTGGAATTTCTTTTGGGACAAAGCGTTTCTCTCCATCCCAAAGCCAAAACAGAAGATGAAGTTCAGGTAGATACGACGGTTCAGGAGAAGAACATTACCTTTCCTACCGATGCCAAATTAGCAAAAAAAGTAATCGACAATTGTAGAAAAATAGCAGAAAAAGAGAGCGTTGTACAAAGACAAAGCTACAGAAGAGTGAGCAAACAATTATTGCGGGACGCTTTTTTTGGACATCATCCCAGAAGACAGAAGAAGGCAAAAATGGCGAGGAAAAAGCTCAGGACGATTGGTAAAAGAGTTCTTCGGGAATTGGAAAGAAAACTTCCTAAAGATGTTTTGAAAGGCTACGAAGACGTTTTTAAAATTTACCTTAAAGCACTCACCCAAGAACGTACCACGAAAGATAAAATTTACAGTCTTCACGAGCCACAAGTTGCGTGTATTGCGAAAGGAAAATCGGGAAAAGCATACGAGTTTGGGACAAAAGTAGCAGTAGTAAGAGGTCGGAAAACAGGGATCATCAGCTCGGTAAAGAGATTTTCTGGCAATCCTCACGATAGTAAAACTCTTGAAGAATCATTGGCACAGAGTGAGAGGGTAAGAAAATCCGTTGGCGGAACAAGACCTACGAAAGCCACTACAGACAGAGGATTTAAAGGAATCAAAGAAGTGGAAGGAACAGCAATTTTGCTTCCCGCAAAAAAAGAAAAAACAAAATATGGGCAACAAGTAGCCAGATTAAGATTCCGGGCAAGAGCAGCCATAGAACCTTGTATCTCTCATTTAAAAAGAAACCACTCCTTAGGATTAAACTTCCTGAAAGGAGTGGCTGGAGATATTAATAATGCATTATTAGCAGGGATTGGATACAATTTGAAGATGAGATTGAATCAAATCAAACAACAAATTCTTCTTTGGCTCGAACTTGTTCTCCGAATCTTTTTAGGCAAATATAATTTTCAAAGTCAAAAAACAGCTTTTTAA
- a CDS encoding REP-associated tyrosine transposase has translation MKEGYTIKDQEKPHFITCTVVDWIDIFTRKVYKDIVVSSLDYCIKEKGMILYGYVIMSNHIHLIVQSKEGKLSDLIRDFKKFTSKNILEAIQTEPESRKEWMLDLFKKATETHGRNKNYQFWQYGNHAEGIYTLHFMWDKLNYIHLNPIRAGIVEKAQHYIYSSASNYANGKGLLKVELADNPIIDVTKKNEFWKYNNYDE, from the coding sequence ATGAAAGAAGGCTATACTATAAAAGATCAGGAAAAACCGCATTTTATTACTTGTACGGTAGTTGATTGGATAGATATTTTCACAAGAAAAGTTTATAAAGATATCGTAGTTTCTTCTTTAGATTATTGTATAAAAGAAAAAGGAATGATATTGTATGGCTACGTAATCATGAGCAATCACATTCATTTAATAGTGCAATCGAAAGAAGGCAAATTATCAGATTTGATAAGAGATTTTAAAAAATTTACAAGCAAAAATATTTTAGAAGCTATACAAACAGAACCTGAAAGTAGAAAAGAATGGATGCTTGATTTATTCAAAAAAGCTACAGAAACCCATGGCAGAAATAAGAACTATCAGTTTTGGCAATACGGAAATCATGCAGAAGGAATTTACACCTTACATTTTATGTGGGATAAACTGAACTATATACATCTAAATCCAATAAGAGCAGGTATTGTGGAAAAAGCACAACATTACATATACTCCTCAGCAAGCAATTATGCAAATGGTAAAGGATTATTAAAAGTTGAATTGGCAGATAATCCCATAATTGATGTAACAAAAAAGAATGAATTTTGGAAATATAATAATTACGATGAATAA
- a CDS encoding transposase, protein MEIHAWCIMSSHVHLVFRSVNGQKPELLIGDLKRFTSKAIVTAIKENPTESRKEFLLNFFLKEGLKASNVTQYQFWRHDNKPIELWSNRVIWQKINYIHQNPVEAGLVFRAEDYRYSSAIDYSDEKGLLDYVVVFRMFDL, encoded by the coding sequence ATGGAAATTCATGCATGGTGCATCATGTCAAGTCATGTACATTTAGTTTTCAGGAGTGTAAATGGGCAGAAACCAGAACTTTTGATTGGTGATTTAAAAAGATTTACAAGTAAAGCAATTGTGACAGCAATCAAGGAAAATCCTACAGAAAGCAGAAAAGAATTTTTATTAAATTTCTTTCTTAAAGAAGGTTTAAAAGCATCAAATGTAACCCAATATCAATTTTGGAGACATGATAATAAACCTATTGAATTGTGGAGCAACAGAGTGATTTGGCAGAAAATTAATTATATACATCAAAATCCTGTAGAAGCAGGTTTAGTTTTCCGTGCGGAGGATTATAGATACAGCAGTGCAATAGATTATTCTGATGAAAAAGGACTTTTAGATTATGTTGTTGTTTTTAGAATGTTTGATTTATAA